A single window of Caldicellulosiruptor bescii DSM 6725 DNA harbors:
- the dnaA gene encoding chromosomal replication initiator protein DnaA: protein MVEYDVNEVWEKIKEAVKKEINPSPTDISYNTWFESLVPLCFDDNDTLILKAFADFHRDIVINRYSLVILNAIRQLFSPHLSIKVILPDEVEKYKRFLKPKQDEKPEIVTQLNPKYTFETFVVGNNNRLAHAAALAVAETPPGERTYNPLFIYGGVGLGKTHLMHAIGHHVLKLYPGTKVMYVTSEIFTNELIAAIRDEKTDEFRLKYRNVDVLLIDDIQFLGGKERTQEEFFHTFNTLYEANKKIILSSDRPPKEINTLEDRLRSRFEWGLITDIQPPDFETRIAILSKKCQLEGTPVPQHILEFIASKIETNIRELEGALNKILAYSKLMAPDKEITLDLAEKALKEFIDTNTKKELTIEDIQAEVASYFGIRLEDFKSSRRSRNVAFPRQIAMYLARELTNVSLPKIGEAFGGKDHTTVLHACEKIKELINTDSNTKNTVETIKKRLIHRE from the coding sequence ATGGTAGAATATGACGTGAACGAAGTGTGGGAAAAGATAAAGGAGGCTGTGAAAAAAGAAATAAATCCAAGTCCGACAGATATATCATATAACACATGGTTTGAATCGCTTGTACCTCTTTGTTTTGACGACAATGATACATTGATTTTAAAAGCATTTGCTGATTTTCACAGGGATATAGTAATAAACAGGTATTCACTTGTCATTTTAAATGCTATAAGGCAGCTATTTTCACCGCATCTCAGCATAAAAGTAATTCTTCCTGATGAGGTTGAAAAGTACAAAAGGTTTCTAAAACCAAAGCAAGACGAAAAACCAGAGATAGTAACACAGCTAAATCCCAAATATACTTTTGAAACCTTTGTTGTTGGGAACAACAACAGACTTGCACATGCCGCAGCACTGGCCGTGGCAGAAACACCACCGGGTGAGAGAACCTATAACCCACTTTTTATTTATGGCGGTGTCGGGCTTGGAAAGACTCATCTTATGCATGCAATAGGTCATCACGTTTTAAAGCTTTATCCTGGCACAAAGGTTATGTATGTTACATCAGAGATATTCACAAACGAGCTTATAGCCGCAATAAGAGATGAAAAGACAGACGAGTTTAGGCTCAAGTACAGAAACGTCGATGTTCTTTTAATTGACGACATTCAGTTTTTAGGCGGAAAGGAAAGAACACAAGAAGAGTTTTTCCACACCTTCAACACTTTGTATGAGGCAAACAAGAAGATAATACTTTCATCAGACAGGCCACCAAAAGAAATAAACACCTTAGAAGACAGGCTCCGCTCTCGTTTTGAATGGGGACTTATAACAGACATTCAGCCGCCAGACTTTGAGACGCGAATAGCAATTTTGAGCAAAAAATGCCAGCTTGAAGGAACACCTGTGCCACAGCATATTTTAGAGTTTATAGCATCAAAGATTGAAACAAACATAAGAGAACTCGAAGGTGCTCTCAATAAAATTCTTGCATATTCAAAGCTAATGGCTCCTGATAAAGAAATAACATTAGATCTTGCTGAAAAGGCTTTGAAAGAGTTTATCGACACAAACACAAAAAAAGAGCTCACAATAGAGGATATCCAGGCAGAAGTTGCAAGCTATTTTGGTATTCGGCTTGAAGATTTTAAATCATCAAGAAGGTCAAGAAACGTAGCATTCCCGCGACAGATAGCTATGTATTTAGCAAGGGAACTTACAAATGTATCGCTTCCTAAAATAGGCGAGGCGTTTGGCGGAAAGGACCACACTACAGTACTTCATGCCTGTGAAAAAATCAAGGAACTTATCAACACAGATTCAAACACAAAAAATACTGTTGAAACAATCAAAAAAAGACTTATCCACAGAGAATAA
- the recF gene encoding DNA replication/repair protein RecF (All proteins in this family for which functions are known are DNA-binding proteins that assist the filamentation of RecA onto DNA for the initiation of recombination or recombinational repair.), producing the protein MKIKSIYVENFRGYKQRFFEFKDKMNLIVGNNASGKTSLLEALYFCMCGKSFKSRDIDAINFDSFYFKLEMLAEVGDTEYNVFCYVDKALDKRIMINDKKIKKLSELISTFKFVFFEPDATELIKHQPKLRRRFLDMEVTKLYPYMTKVYSEYHRALLSRNAFLKSYDKKDIIDVYDMQISQLGFLIFQKRQEVINKLSIEAQKIFSLVFENKSMLELKYMPSIAASTEKEYYKEIKKNIEKDLSLGYTTKGVHRDDFEILIDKKPAINFASEGQIKLAAVSVVLATSLLYSEPVLILDDVFSELDSFKRKNLVKFISQYQSFVTSAEDLSVLEREEILEFGSANLIFLERSM; encoded by the coding sequence ATGAAGATAAAAAGCATTTACGTTGAAAATTTCAGGGGTTACAAACAAAGGTTTTTTGAGTTCAAAGATAAAATGAATTTAATTGTCGGTAATAATGCCTCAGGAAAGACTTCTCTTCTTGAGGCTCTATATTTTTGTATGTGTGGAAAATCTTTTAAAAGTCGAGATATAGATGCAATAAACTTTGATTCTTTCTATTTCAAGCTTGAGATGTTGGCCGAGGTTGGAGACACTGAATATAATGTTTTCTGTTATGTAGATAAAGCCTTAGATAAGAGAATAATGATAAATGATAAGAAAATAAAGAAATTGTCTGAGCTGATAAGTACATTTAAATTTGTCTTTTTTGAGCCAGATGCAACAGAACTTATAAAACATCAGCCAAAACTGAGGCGCAGATTTTTAGATATGGAAGTTACAAAGCTTTACCCTTACATGACAAAAGTTTATTCAGAGTACCACAGAGCACTTCTTTCACGAAACGCGTTTTTGAAAAGTTATGATAAAAAGGATATAATAGATGTGTACGATATGCAAATAAGTCAGCTTGGATTTTTAATTTTTCAAAAACGACAGGAGGTTATAAATAAACTATCCATTGAAGCGCAAAAGATATTTAGTTTAGTGTTTGAAAACAAATCAATGCTTGAACTTAAATATATGCCATCAATTGCTGCTTCAACCGAGAAAGAATATTACAAAGAGATAAAAAAGAATATTGAGAAAGATTTGAGTCTTGGATATACAACAAAAGGTGTTCACAGAGATGACTTTGAGATTTTGATAGATAAAAAACCGGCAATAAATTTTGCATCTGAAGGACAGATAAAACTTGCGGCAGTCTCAGTTGTGCTTGCAACTTCTCTTCTTTATTCGGAGCCTGTGCTAATTTTAGACGATGTGTTTTCTGAGCTTGATAGTTTTAAAAGAAAAAATCTTGTGAAATTTATAAGCCAATACCAGTCGTTTGTGACATCTGCAGAAGATTTAAGTGTTCTTGAAAGAGAAGAAATACTGGAGTTTGGCAGTGCAAACTTGATTTTTCTTGAAAGAAGTATGTAA
- the dnaN gene encoding DNA polymerase III subunit beta, translating into MRFIVDKEVLQDNISKVIPAAASTKVTSILECVLIEAEDRIIFTTNDMKMQMQTEFEAEILERGSALLKAKLLSDIVKKLPSGDVEVIREENEVKIRSQKIEFRLPTLEPLDFPKMDRKPSESFCEFVASEFVDAVDKVIFATSKDETRPTFTGVLFEKEDDDFVNLVGMDGHRLAICKIKPVAVEGSFSKIVPAENLDDITKIVDIEEPEKVRVSFFENQATFEIGSTTVILTLISGKFFDYKSAIPTEYSTKISISSDVLESTLERASIVSKDEKTNIQAVIFETNGMMFTVKSVSADGRYEEDVLCSVEGKDIRVGFNVKYFLDVLKELDGEINLFITSQTSPSIVQKPDDPNYIYLVLPIKMPE; encoded by the coding sequence ATGAGGTTTATTGTGGATAAAGAAGTTTTACAAGATAATATTTCCAAGGTAATACCTGCTGCAGCATCAACAAAGGTAACATCAATTTTAGAGTGTGTATTAATCGAAGCGGAAGATAGAATAATATTTACCACAAACGATATGAAAATGCAGATGCAAACAGAATTTGAAGCAGAGATTTTAGAAAGAGGATCAGCACTTTTAAAAGCAAAACTTCTTTCTGACATAGTCAAAAAACTGCCAAGCGGTGACGTGGAAGTTATAAGGGAAGAAAACGAGGTAAAAATCAGAAGCCAGAAGATAGAGTTTAGGCTTCCTACTCTTGAACCGCTTGATTTTCCAAAGATGGACAGAAAACCTTCTGAGAGTTTTTGCGAGTTTGTTGCAAGCGAGTTTGTTGATGCTGTTGACAAGGTAATATTCGCAACCTCAAAAGATGAGACAAGACCAACATTTACAGGCGTGCTCTTTGAAAAAGAAGATGATGATTTTGTCAATCTTGTTGGGATGGACGGGCACAGACTTGCAATATGCAAAATAAAACCAGTTGCGGTTGAAGGAAGTTTTTCGAAGATTGTGCCTGCTGAAAACTTGGATGATATCACAAAGATAGTGGACATTGAAGAGCCAGAAAAGGTAAGAGTATCATTTTTTGAAAACCAGGCAACATTTGAGATAGGTTCAACAACGGTGATACTTACACTTATTTCCGGAAAGTTTTTCGATTACAAAAGTGCAATCCCAACAGAGTATTCAACCAAAATTTCAATTTCATCTGATGTTTTAGAAAGCACACTTGAAAGAGCTTCAATAGTGTCAAAAGATGAAAAAACCAACATCCAAGCTGTCATATTTGAGACAAACGGTATGATGTTCACAGTAAAATCTGTGTCTGCTGATGGAAGGTATGAAGAAGATGTGCTTTGTTCAGTCGAAGGTAAAGACATCAGAGTTGGATTTAATGTCAAGTATTTCTTAGACGTTTTGAAAGAGCTTGATGGTGAAATAAACCTGTTTATAACATCGCAGACAAGCCCTTCAATTGTGCAAAAGCCAGACGACCCTAACTACATCTACCTTGTTCTTCCTATAAAGATGCCAGAGTAA
- a CDS encoding extracellular matrix/biofilm biosynthesis regulator RemA family protein translates to MFAHIGEDYVINSAELLVILSWDSFVRSEDNLKILENLKAQDRIVVINDDIKKSIIILEVDGRMYGIISPVSPGTIAKRLLNFNLYFENYLDQE, encoded by the coding sequence ATGTTTGCTCACATTGGTGAGGATTATGTAATCAACAGCGCAGAACTTCTTGTGATACTGAGCTGGGATTCTTTTGTGCGTTCAGAGGATAATCTTAAAATATTAGAAAACCTGAAGGCTCAAGATAGGATTGTTGTTATAAATGATGATATAAAAAAGTCTATCATAATCCTTGAGGTTGATGGAAGAATGTACGGAATAATATCTCCTGTGTCGCCGGGGACAATCGCAAAAAGGCTTTTGAACTTCAACCTCTATTTTGAAAACTATTTAGACCAAGAATGA
- the gyrB gene encoding DNA topoisomerase (ATP-hydrolyzing) subunit B: MINTNSQQYSASEIQVLEGLEAVRKRPGMYIGSTSQRGLHHLVYEIVDNAIDEAMAGFCKNIEVVIHKDNSVTVIDDGRGIPVDIHPKLQKSGVEVVFTVLHAGGKFNERVYKVSGGLHGVGASVVNALSRYLEVEVYRDGKVYYQRYERGKPTCELKVIGTTDRTGTKVTFLPDDEIFETIEFDGDVILQRLRELAFLNKGIRIVFVDEREKNVKPVELKYDGGIAEFVKFLNRNKEVLHQEPIYIEGEKNDILIEVAVQYTEDFGENIYSFANNIATIDGGTHLIGFKTAVTKAVNEYAKKYNFIKGDTQLLGEDIRDGMTAIVSVKIHEPQFEGQTKTKLGNSEARWAVENLVSERLAAFLEENPDVSKKIIDKAILAAKAREEAKKARELVIKRKSALDSSNLPGKLADCSEKDPAKCEIFIVEGDSAGGSAKQGRDRRYQAILPLWGKMLNVEKASQDKIYSNDKLLPLIQALGVGIGNDIDLKKLRYHKVIIMADADVDGSHIRTLLLTFFYRYMRPLIENGHIYIAQPPLYKITKGKQVRYAYNDKELQKILQEMKDAQVQRFKGLGEMNAQELWETTMDPARRILLRVELEDAVMAEEIFTILMGDKVEPRREFIEKNAKYVRNLDI, encoded by the coding sequence ATGATAAATACAAATTCTCAGCAATATTCAGCAAGCGAGATACAGGTTTTAGAGGGACTTGAGGCTGTAAGAAAACGTCCTGGAATGTATATAGGTTCAACTTCCCAGAGAGGTCTTCACCATTTGGTGTATGAGATTGTTGACAATGCAATTGACGAGGCAATGGCAGGGTTTTGTAAAAACATTGAAGTTGTGATTCACAAGGACAACTCTGTTACTGTAATTGACGATGGAAGAGGAATTCCGGTTGATATTCACCCAAAGCTTCAAAAAAGCGGTGTTGAGGTTGTATTTACTGTTCTTCACGCAGGTGGAAAGTTCAATGAAAGAGTTTACAAGGTATCCGGAGGTCTTCACGGTGTTGGCGCATCTGTTGTGAATGCTCTATCTCGGTACTTGGAAGTTGAAGTTTACAGAGACGGCAAGGTATACTATCAAAGGTATGAAAGAGGAAAACCAACCTGTGAGTTAAAAGTAATTGGTACTACCGACAGGACAGGTACAAAAGTTACATTTTTGCCTGACGATGAGATTTTTGAGACCATAGAGTTTGACGGCGATGTGATACTGCAGCGTCTTCGTGAACTTGCGTTTTTGAACAAGGGGATAAGGATAGTCTTTGTTGATGAGAGAGAAAAAAATGTAAAACCCGTTGAGCTAAAATACGATGGTGGTATTGCAGAGTTTGTAAAGTTTTTGAACAGAAACAAGGAAGTTTTGCACCAAGAGCCTATATACATTGAAGGCGAGAAAAACGACATCCTCATTGAGGTTGCAGTGCAGTACACAGAAGATTTTGGTGAGAACATCTATTCATTTGCGAACAACATAGCAACCATAGACGGTGGCACTCACCTTATAGGCTTTAAAACTGCTGTTACAAAAGCTGTAAATGAATATGCAAAAAAGTATAACTTCATAAAAGGTGATACACAACTTCTTGGTGAGGACATAAGAGACGGTATGACAGCAATTGTGTCTGTTAAGATTCACGAGCCGCAGTTTGAAGGACAGACAAAGACAAAGCTTGGGAATAGCGAAGCACGCTGGGCTGTTGAAAATCTTGTTTCTGAAAGATTGGCAGCTTTTTTAGAAGAAAACCCTGATGTGTCAAAAAAGATTATCGACAAGGCCATTTTGGCGGCAAAAGCTCGCGAAGAGGCAAAAAAGGCAAGAGAGCTTGTAATAAAGAGAAAGTCTGCCTTAGATAGTTCAAACTTGCCTGGTAAGCTTGCAGACTGTTCAGAAAAAGACCCTGCAAAGTGCGAAATATTCATAGTTGAGGGTGATTCTGCAGGCGGTTCTGCAAAACAAGGGCGTGACAGGCGCTATCAGGCAATCTTGCCTCTTTGGGGTAAGATGCTCAACGTCGAAAAGGCAAGCCAGGACAAGATTTATTCAAACGACAAGCTTCTTCCTTTAATTCAGGCACTTGGCGTTGGAATTGGAAATGACATAGATTTAAAGAAACTAAGATACCACAAAGTCATAATAATGGCAGATGCTGACGTTGACGGGTCTCACATAAGAACTCTTCTTCTTACATTCTTTTACAGATACATGAGACCTTTAATAGAAAACGGCCACATTTACATTGCACAGCCACCGCTTTACAAGATAACAAAAGGCAAGCAGGTAAGATATGCTTATAACGATAAAGAACTTCAAAAGATATTACAGGAGATGAAAGATGCTCAGGTTCAGCGTTTTAAAGGACTTGGTGAAATGAATGCACAAGAGCTTTGGGAGACCACCATGGACCCTGCACGAAGAATTCTTCTTAGAGTTGAGCTTGAAGATGCTGTGATGGCAGAGGAGATCTTCACAATTCTGATGGGCGACAAGGTAGAGCCAAGAAGGGAGTTTATTGAAAAGAATGCTAAGTATGTAAGGAATTTGGATATATAG